In Rhinoderma darwinii isolate aRhiDar2 unplaced genomic scaffold, aRhiDar2.hap1 Scaffold_693, whole genome shotgun sequence, a genomic segment contains:
- the LOC142728910 gene encoding uncharacterized protein LOC142728910, whose amino-acid sequence MADAALMALLKERIEREGAGWLSSLLVSPPDQPSDVAGRPTGRQARPARCCRPPSRLSPSPALPRQRGRAPARNPQALPSTAPAAEGAISRGRSALAAEQRSGQQGIARASTPAASPHIIATPLALVATTESVHRPQGHLARWFGCKAAPPPPALQLLTVNAATLPPSVGSAELQAQQGRIYSDVVPQEELGSQAFHSSDEVFDCVPGTPTDGAQVPIAGQRHRACVSCQRDGPRGGRSISPSVAGSSRCLDNRRRRRSRSPGRSCSGERQSGYRRHSRSKHSRRHSRSSRRGWSGRHSSSSSVNSRDSRFTRCSHRSRRHGRSRRSHDRGQERHPSAPAAAVTVVPPLPTVSTPDALPSTHMTVASFQGPAPAGGTGGLPMPLFPLGSADEHLIPLVQSSVAPATWSGHGKAWREWLACAEDDVLHSPQNCHGITVTYLSWLRDKGVSARVAQKRLSGVAFAFKLLGLLDATKSPVFSLILRGWKKEKPTVDMRRPVSFSLLQRIVGSTAETCVSAYECLLFQCAFMLSFFGALRISELVSPSRMRVAGLLREDVVLLPDSIRLRVSRSKTDLYGQGAWLSIFSLPSSLCPVDVITRSVAVRPSGPCFLVHADSTPLTKFQFTRVFKRCLGVAGVNPSEYGTHSFCIGAATVAEAGGMSDAEVKRLGRWKSDALRRYVRPHLLI is encoded by the exons TCTGCTTGTGTCTCCCCCTGATCAGCCGTCTGATGTCGCTGGGCGTCCAACAGGTAGGCAGGCTCGGCCTGCGCGGTGCTGCCGTCCCCCCTCCCGTCTGAGTCCCTCTCCTGCTCTGCCTCGTCAGAGAGGCAGAGCTCCTGCTAGAAACCCCCAGGCGCTGCCTAGTACAGCTCCGGCAGCTGAGGGAGCCATATCACGTGGCCGCTCTGCATTAGCAGCAGAGCAGCGTTCAGGGCAGCAGGGGATTGCTAGGGCAAGTACCCCTGCTGCTAGTCCACATATTATAGCCACCCCACTGGCTTTAGTAGCTACTACAGAGTCGGTCCACAGGCCACAAGGCCATTTAGCTCGATGGTTCGGGTGTAAAGCAGCTCCTCCTCCCCCTGCACTACAGCTTCTCACAGTAAATGCAGCAACACTGCCACCTAGTGTCGGTTCTGCGGAATTGCAGGCTCAACAGGGAAGAATCTATAGTGATGTAGTTCCCCAAGAGGAGCTTGGCTCTCAGGCCTTTCACAGCTCGGATGAGGTTTTTGATTGCGTGCCAGGCACGCCTACGGATGGCGCGCAGGTCCCCATTGCTGGACAGCGTCACAGGGCCTGTGTATCATGCCAGAGAGATGGGCCCCGTGGTGGGCGTAGCATTTCCCCATCTGTGGCTGGGTCGAGTCGTTGCTTAGATAATAGGCGTAGGAGGCGCAGTCGATCACCTGGGCGTTCTTGTAGCGGGGAACGCCAGAGCGGTTATAGACGCCATTCCAGGAGCAAGCATAGTAGAAGACATTCCCGCAGTTCCCGCAGGGGCTGGTCTGGTCGCCATTCATCGTCATCGTCTGTGAACAGTAGGGACAGTCGCTTTACGAGGTGTTCGCATAGGAGCCGGAGACATGGGCGGAGCAGGCGGTCACACGACCGAGGGCAGGAGAGACATCCATCTGCACCTGCTGCTGCGGTTACCGTAGTTCCTCCGCTGCCTACCGTGTCGACTCCTGATGCACTTCCCTCGACGCATATGACTG TGGCATCGTTTCAGGGACCTGCACCCGCTGGCGGAACAGGAGGGTTACCCATGCCCCTCTTTCCTTTGGGATCTGCCGATGAACATCTGATACCATTGGTGCAGTCCTCGGTTGCTCCTGCTACATGGAGCGGGCATGGTAAGGCGTGGCGAGAGTGGTTAGCCTGCGCGGAGGACGATGTGCTCCACTCTCCTCAGAATTGCCATGGTATTACTGTTACTTACCTGTCTTGGTTGCGGGATAAAGGGGTATCTGCCAGGGTGGCTCAAAAGCGTTTGTCTGGGGTAGCCTTTGCGTTCAAGTTGTTGGGTTTGCTGGACGCCACTAAAAGTCCGGTTTTCTCGTTGATCTTGCGGGGTTGGAAGAAGGAAAAGCCAACTGTTGACATGCGCCGGCCTGTTTCTTTCTCATTATTGCAGCGGATAGTAGGTAGCACGGCGGAGACCTGCGTATCCGCGTACGAGTGTTTATTGTTTCAGTGTGCTTTTATGTTATCATTCTTTGGCGCATTGCGCATAAGTGAGTTAGTCTCCCCTTCGCGCATGCGTGTAGCGGGCCTCCTCAGAGAGGATGTAGTTTTGCTGCCCGATTCAATCAGGCTGAGGGTTAGTCGTTCCAAAACAGACTTATATGGGCAGGGCGCGTGGTTGTCCATTTTTAGTCTTCCTTCATCCTTGTGCCCGGTAGACGTTATCACGAGATCTGTTGCAGTTCGTCCCTCCGGTCCTTGTTTCTTGGTACACGCCGATAGCACCCCCTTAACAAAATTCCAGTTTACGAGGGTATTCAAGCGTTGTTTGGGCGTAGCTGGGGTAAATCCGTCGGAATATGGTACTCACTCGTTCTGCATTGGCGCTGCGACAGTAGCGGAGGCTGGGGGCATGTCTGATGCGGAGGTTAAAAGGTTGGGGCGTTGGAAGTCAGATGCTTTGCGCCGTTATGTTCGCCCTCATTTGTTGATTTGA
- the LOC142728908 gene encoding guanylate-binding protein 6-like, producing MTLNGIRSCTCPRAQEDGLSTTIRNYNLPRECILHYFHSHKCFVFDRPASKTDLQNLDNVEESQLDPAFVKQTKKFCAHINEESPVKTLSGGYMMTGRGLGDVAISYVEAIRSGSIPSMENAVLALAKIENSRAIQEALSKYDEMMNQCLNTFPTETQEGFLNLDKEFHAEAVKVFMNLSFKDENQEYQSKLIIELGHKKAVYMKQNEEASVRKCRALLQELSAAMEKGISEGKFAVPGGYKLFTEEKKSLVIDYLNASGKGVKSLEVLQEFFKEKENVESTILMADKTLKEKEKKLAGKIV from the exons ATGACTCTCAATGGCATCAGGAGCTGCACTTGCCCCAGAGCTCAGGAGgatg GCCTGAGTACAACAATACGAAATTACAACCTACCCCGGGAGTGCATACTCCATTACTTTCATTCACACAAATGTTTTGTGTTTGATCGGCCGGCATCGAAGACGGATCTCCAGAACCTAGATAATGTGGAGGAGTCACAGCTGGATCCGGCCTTTGTAAAACAGACAAAGAAATTCTGTGCACACATTAATGAAGAGAGTCCAGTTAAAACCCTTTCAGGCGGGTACATGATGACCGGGAGAG gtcttggggacgtggccatctCCTACGTAGAGGCAATTCGCAGCGGTTCCATTCCTTCTATGGAAAATGCAGTTCTTGCTCTGGCGAAAATTGAGAACTCTCGAGCCATACAAGAAGCTTTATCTAAGTATGACGAGATGATGAATCAATGTTTAAACACATTTCCAACTGAGACACAAGAGGGGTTTCTAAACCTAGACAAGGAATTTCACGCAGAAGCAGTGAAAGTCTTTATGAATCTTTCTTTCAAAGATGAAAATCAAGAATACCAGTCTAAGCTTATA ATAGAATTAGGACATAAAAAAGCAGTGTATATGAAGCAAAATGAAGAGGCATCGGTAAGAAAATGCAGAGCCTTACTCCAGGAGCTCAGCGCTGCAATGGAGAAAGGAATAAGTGAAGGAAAATTTGCTGTGCCCGGTGGATATAAGTTGTTCACTGAAGAGAAGAAATCATTGGTGATTGATTATCTAAATGCAAGCGGCAAGGGGGTAAAG TCTCTTGAAGTCTTGCAAGAGTTCTTTAAAGAAAAGGAGAATGTGGAATCCACCATCTTGATGGCTGATAAAACtctgaaagaaaaagaaaagaagttgGCTGGTAAGATTGTATAG